A genomic window from Corvus moneduloides isolate bCorMon1 chromosome 11, bCorMon1.pri, whole genome shotgun sequence includes:
- the INKA1 gene encoding LOW QUALITY PROTEIN: PAK4-inhibitor INKA1 (The sequence of the model RefSeq protein was modified relative to this genomic sequence to represent the inferred CDS: deleted 1 base in 1 codon) encodes MHNARPDELGADRWCRRDAGPTPRAHMHGMRQAPHHLGRAPGPAPRPPRPGSAADSACSLDPGGEEEEGGGPAARSPPASERSLEFDSGYSEASGGTWREEEVPVRRRHLLPCQRAHRLSAGPAAPPPAPARRVRPKSTSDACLEQWRALEPADTQDWTVALLSQSRNRQPLVLGDNCFADLVENWMDLPEVGAEPRRRAPAEPSRRLAKPPAFLLSLSGNVRRKLANMARPRGADGARPGGRDATKRFSCPLGLGGQPKGACFHQSHSNIAQLATDFHRFTALMNSRSRQPIICNDVIGYI; translated from the exons ATGCACAACGCCCGCCCGGACGAGCTCGGCGCCGACCGG TGGTGCCGGCGGGACGCAGGGCCGACGCCGCGGGCGCACATGCACGGCATGCGGCAGGCACCGCACCACCTGGGAAGGGCGCCGGGGCCGGCCCCCCGTCCCCCGCGCCCCGGCTCGGCGGCGGACTCGGCCTGCAGCCTGGATCCGGGtggcgaggaggaggag ggggggggccCGGCCGCTCGCTCCCCCCCGGCCAGCGAGCGCAGCCTGGAGTTCGACTCGGGGTACTCGGAGGCCTCGGGGGGCACgtggagggaagaggaggtgCCCGTGCGCCGCCGGCATCTGCTGCCCTGCCAGCGGGCACACCGGCtctccgccggccccgccgccccaccgcccgcccccgcccgccgtgTCCGCCCCAAATCCACCTCGGACGCCTGCCTGGAGCAGTGGCGGGCGCTGGAGCCCGCCGACACGCAGGACTGGACCGTAGCACTGCTGTCGCAGAGCCGGAACCGGCAGCCCCTGGTGCTGGGCGACAACTGCTTCGCCGACCTGGTGGAGAACTGGATGGACCTGCCCGAGGTGGGCGCTGAACCGCGTCGCCGAGCCCCCGCCGAGCCCTCCCGCCGGCTGGCCAAGCCCCCCGCCTTCCTGCTCAGCCTTTCGGGCAACGTACGCCGTAAGCTGGCCAACATggcccggccccggggggcCGACGGTGCCCGGCCGGGGGGCCGCGACGCCACCAAGCGTTTCTCCTGCccgctggggctggggggacagcCCAAGGGCGCCTGCTTCCACCAGTCCCACAGCAACATCGCCCAGTTGGCCACGGACTTCCACCGCTTCACCGCCCTGATGAACAGCCGCAGCCGCCAGCCCATCATCTGCAACGACGTTATCGGCTACATTTAG